A window of Terriglobia bacterium genomic DNA:
TCGCCATTCGCATGTCGCTGGGTGCGGGCCGATGGCGGCTGGTGCGGCAACTGCTGGTGGAAAGCCTGATGCTGGCGATGGCCGGAGGCGCGGTCGCGCTGTTGATTACGGTCTGGACGGCGGGAACCCTCATGGAGTTCCTGCCCGCCGGGGATTTCCCGGTCTCGCTGAGCATCCCAGCAGACCGCACGGTGCTGCTGGCGACGCTGGTGATCTCGGTGCTCACCGGGGTGATCTTCGGGATTCTGCCCGCGCTGCGGGCTTCGAGCGAAGCGCCGGTGGCGGTATTGAAAGAGGACTCGGGGAGCACATCAGGTGGACTCCGGAAGGCGCGCCTCGCGAGCGGGTTGGTCGTGGCGCAAATTTCACTGTCGCTGCTGCTGCTGATCTGCGCGGGGTTGTTCATTCGCAGCTTCCTGAGCGCGCAGCAAATTAATCCGGGATTTAATCCACACAATGTACTGACCGCTTCTTACGACCTGTTCACTGCGGGATATGGAGATGCGAGCGGGGTGGAATTCGATCGCCAGCTCGTCGCGAAACTGGAAGCGCTGCCGGGCATCCAGTCCGTGGCGCTATCGAATCGCGTGCCGCTTGAGTTCAACGGGGGTTCGACGAGCGTGAAGCCCGTAGGCTATGTGCCGCAGGCGAACGAATCGATGGAGACACAGGTGGCTATCATCGCGCCGAATTATTTCCAGACTCTGCAGATTCCGTTGGTGAAGGGGCGCGACTTCACGCTCGAGGACACCAAGAGTTCGCAGCGCGCGGTGATCGTCAGCGAAGCCTTTGTGAATCGTTACTGGCCGAACCAGGAGGCGCTCGGCAAGCAACTCAACTCCGACTTGACGCATGAATGGTTCACGGTGGTCGGTGTGTCGCGCGACTGCAAGGTGGACGGCTTGAATGAAAAGCCGATGCCTTTCGTGTATTTGCCGCTGTACCAGGTTTACCGGCCGGCGATGACCATCCTTGCACGGACGACGGGCGATCCGCTGATTTTCGGGAAGACGGTCGAGAAAACAATCCATGAACTAAATGCTGACCTGGTGGTGTTCGAGGTGACGACGCTCGAATTGGGCGAGCAAATTGCCAGTTTCCCGCAGCGCATTGCGGGAACCTTTGTGGGCGCCTTCGGGCTGCTCGCGCTGGTCCTCGCCGCGGTCGGAATTTACGGCGTCACGTCCTTTACCACACGGCAGCGCACCCATGAAATCGGCATCCGCATGGCGCTGGGCGCGAGCAAAGAGGACATTTTGCGGCTGGTGCTCCGCCACGGGTTCCGGCTGACGTTCGCCGGGGCGGGTGTGGGCCTGGCAGCGTCCTTCGTACTGACGCGCTACTTGAGCAGCTTGCTGTTGGGCGTGACGAGCACTGATGCGCTGACGTTTTCCTGCGTGGCGATTCTGCTCTGCGCCGTGGCGCTGTTCGCCTCCTTCATTCCCGCGCGCCGCGCCATGCGCGTGGATCCCGTGGTGGCGCTAAGATACGAATAGACCCCATTCGCAACCCTCTTCAAACCAACCTCGTGCTAGATAACTCGCCCACGCCGCCTTCGCCTGGGTGGGGGGGCGGCTCGCATAATGCGGTTTTCGATTTTAAAAGGGTTTCACCTTGCCAGGGGACATGTGATTCATATATTTCCTTCGTGCCTCGATCCAGGTTTCAAAATCACCATCCTTCAAGTCAAGGTCAACAATAACCTCATGGAGTCGATTTCTATCGGCCGCGGTCTTCGGGAATCGCACATACTGTGACTTATCATATGTGGTAGCAATGAAATAGGCTTTATTGACTCCCAACAGCTTCAGACTATCTCTGAGACTGTCTAGATCCTTGTCCGAAATTTGCTTTCTCTTCCCTTTGAACTCTATTGCAATCCGAGGCAGAGATTTACGGCGATGAATGGGGTCTGGGATGAATGGGGTCTGGTCTTTCCAATCTCCATTTCAGCGGTACAATATACTTGGACAATGTCATCGTCTTCAGCGCCGTCCGCCGGTTCGATGACAAAATGGAGACAGACCAGCACTTGGCCGAGATCTTCCAGAACGTCACATCTCAATTGGAGATTGGA
This region includes:
- a CDS encoding ABC transporter permease; the encoded protein is MGDLISDLRHSIRLLLKNPGFTVVAVLTLALGIGANTTIFSWINSALLNPVPGIARPSEVVALTLSKPGDRPFPFTYPDLEAMRDGQQSFTGIAACSFAQMSLTGKSKPERVWGMLASANYFDVLGVRPILGRSFLPAEDEKPGGAPVAVISYRLWQRHFGGNPNIVGQTIEINLHPYTIVGVTPAVFQGSQTGVRTEIWVPIMMGAQVNPLGDLLHDHHYFWLFPFGRLKPGIVLRQAQEEMTLRLKPEVRNYPEEHKGHDSVTVYPLWRSPYGMNYFLATLLPALMSIAGLVLLLACANVANLMLVRSMGRRREIAIRMSLGAGRWRLVRQLLVESLMLAMAGGAVALLITVWTAGTLMEFLPAGDFPVSLSIPADRTVLLATLVISVLTGVIFGILPALRASSEAPVAVLKEDSGSTSGGLRKARLASGLVVAQISLSLLLLICAGLFIRSFLSAQQINPGFNPHNVLTASYDLFTAGYGDASGVEFDRQLVAKLEALPGIQSVALSNRVPLEFNGGSTSVKPVGYVPQANESMETQVAIIAPNYFQTLQIPLVKGRDFTLEDTKSSQRAVIVSEAFVNRYWPNQEALGKQLNSDLTHEWFTVVGVSRDCKVDGLNEKPMPFVYLPLYQVYRPAMTILARTTGDPLIFGKTVEKTIHELNADLVVFEVTTLELGEQIASFPQRIAGTFVGAFGLLALVLAAVGIYGVTSFTTRQRTHEIGIRMALGASKEDILRLVLRHGFRLTFAGAGVGLAASFVLTRYLSSLLLGVTSTDALTFSCVAILLCAVALFASFIPARRAMRVDPVVALRYE